A stretch of DNA from Mauremys mutica isolate MM-2020 ecotype Southern chromosome 25, ASM2049712v1, whole genome shotgun sequence:
GGGCTCCAGAAAAACCTTTCCAGCAATCAGACACTTCAACTGTCAACTTATTTGTAACTGCCACAAATTTGACAAAAACATGCAGATTTCAGACAAAAAATAGCCAAACCAGAATGGGGAATGTTCCATGGAAATTATTCTTGAATTAAATCTTGCCTCTCCAGCTAATCTTAATGTGGTTGGTCATTAGTAATTCTATAATTTGCTGTCCAGGAAGATAAGTTTACCTGAATAAATCAGCTTGGACTTTTTCACCCTTAGACAAGCCTCTGAAAATACATAAACAGTTTCATATCTGAAGGGTACAACGTGAAAAGAGTTTCCACATATGTAAGTGTCACTGCTGCTGGTTTTAATTATATTTCAGTAAACTATTTTTGCATTAAAAACATGTGGAGGAATGTGTTACTAACCACTAAGTCTTAATCAAAGAAACTAACACCCTCCTTACAGTGTTCTATACATTTCACTCTCCTCCAAATACACAAATAATTTTAGGAATACAgttaaggggtgggggagacagatTCTGGTCTCTCTGAAGTTAGTGgcattttgtcattgacttcaatgagagcagatgGGCCCCAGTGCTCGATGGCCAAAATCTGTGCTGTCAGTCTATGAAATTCTACATGTTTTCCCAAAGAATAGCTTCAATGCTTTTTAGACAGAAATAAGATGAAACCAACAACCCTGCTGCACCAAACTGTGCGTGCAACTGAGGGGAACTGGCAGTAAGGAAACGTTCCTTTTCAAGCTTCAAAGGGAGCTACTATGAACAGTGGGAAACTGGGAACAAAAAGACCCAACCATGACAGCCCCATTTCTAGCTACTAAATGTACAATTGGAGTGGTCACTCCCAACCCATCCCCCATGTGCCTGAGACTCAGATGTTGCTGTTTTGCCAGGAAGTTGAAGGGAAACCTGGCACTACTGTTTCCAATATAAATCCACTACCTGCCACTCAGGGCATCACTGATGCTCGTAAAAAGGAGACTGCACTCTCCTCAGCTCTATTCCACTCAAACCCTCAGTTCTCTTTTGATGCCAGAAGTGATTTTTCTCATGCAGCCTAAATGCCATGTGGATTACTACTTCAACAGCGCTGACTGATTTGACTGCAGACCTACCTGTCACCAGTGCAGGAAGCTTTGCCCTCAGACCAGCAGAAAATGCTCAATTACACAATAATCAAATACACTCGATGTAGAAAGTTGCTGGCCAAGAGATACTGACCACAGAAGTGCTTTTAAGAATTAAATTGGGAATATTAGACATCTGTAACTACTGCAATGTATTTTCTACAAGGAGCCATATGAGCAACTGTTCTTGCAGCACAGGGGCTAATAATTAACACAAGTTAAACACAGTAACTGGAAAAGGGAATATTTGTTTGCAGTTGTGAAACCAATGCATCTGCAATAAAACCCTGGCCTGATGGTGTTCAGGGCTTTGACCAAAGCTCCAAGaggaagctgagattcttacaCAATACTCAATCCAGTCACCTGTCACCACATAGTCCAAAGAATGTGTCAATGTCTGGATCTCTGTGGCCACTAATCCTGCAAGATACAAACCAATAGGCACCAGAGCAGAAATTGTTCCCAGGCCTCCTGTACATTCAAAATCTACAtaaatgtgggggaggggatgtctGACTCCACCACTGGGCATGTTACATCAAGCCTAAGCAGCAGAAGTAAGATACATCTGTCAAAAAGCCTCACACAGCCCTGTGTGAAACAGCAAACTGCCACAAGTGACATCTAAAAATTCTGGGGGCTGAGCATGCAGCCACAGCATAGGAACCACTTCCACTGAACTCCACAGGAGCTGCTCTGATGCATTGGCtgtaaaatcaggccctttttatTGCATTTCAGACAGTGGTTCATGCCTAATGCATGTGACAGAGGCAAGGCACCAACAGATGGGGTGCAGCAGCTCTGTTGTTAGCTGCATTAGCATAGGCCTGGGTGAGGTAGCGCACAACCCAAACATCTGCAGCATTTCCTCACAGGCAGTCTTGTAAGGGAGGTTTCCAGTGTCAAGATACTACATTGCTACCCTAATAGCCACAATCAGCTTCAAAGGGGACAAGTTTGGTCATAAACAATGCTCCTCCTCTAAGCTAGTAAGTTAACACATTCCTTCTGGGGAAAGGGGGCTGATCTGGAAAAGACCCATCAAAAAGCATCTCTGATGTTTTTCAGCTGCCGGACAGCCAGGTCAACAGGAAGGTTGAACTTTAAGTTGCTCAGGCGGCTGAGAATGTTGAGTGCACTCTCAAAGCCTGCGTTAGCCATGTAGCTCCAGGGCTGATAGTGAGACTGTATCAGAGCCCCAGATTTGCAGATCAGATTCACCCAGGAGACCAGACGCTGTTCATTTAATGCCATGCACACCAGGGCTTTCAGTTCAGAGTCTGCACTGCGCTTGAACGGATCATGCTCTGTGAGGACAGTGTGAATAGCCGTCAACAGGCTCTGCTTGGGGGTAACAGTGATGCCCCCCGTCACAGGAAGGGCAAAAGACTGGGAAAGCTTGCGCGCGGGGGACTCCACGAAGGCGCGGCCATTCTTGGTGTTGTAATACTTCACAAAGAGTTCCCAGGGGTGCATGGTCTGTGGTGACGAGGTAAATGCAGGAATCAGGCATGCAATGGGTGCCAACACCAAGCTCATCCCTTGAGAAGAGGCATAGAGCCCATGAGCCATCAGGTCTCGTATAGCAATGGTCAGCTCCTTCCGCACAGCCAGAGTCAGCTCATCTCTCGCTCCTAAGGAGACATCCTGCATGCTGGAGTAGCTGAGCACATGATCCTGGTGCTGGTGCTTCAGTGCCAGCTGCCTCACTTGGTCTACAGACAGTTCCAGTTTCTTAATTAAGGGAGAATAGTCCCTACTGGCCTGGTCCTTCTGCCAGAGGGTGCGGGGGATCTGACCAGTAGCACAGCCAAACTGACTGACAGCGAATATCTGCAGCACAGCAAGCATGCGACGCATAAGGTGCAGGCCTGTTTCTCGCATCTTTCTGGCATCCTCTGGGTTCACTGGTTGGTTAGGGAAAAGGAGAAATGCTGTCATTAGAGAATCAGATTTATCTCTGCTTGTTCCTATATACAGGGAGCTCATCAGCCACTCTACTAGGGGATGCTTTTGCTCtggtgctgctggctgggtgaTTCATGCTGCTTTGCTCAAGAGAGAGTGGCAGCTTCTCAGCACTCATGCAAACTGGAAAATGGGGCATCAGATATTCATGTGTCCCATTCTCAAACTGCCTTATCCACCTTAAATCACGTGGCAGCGAATGAATCCTATGATGGATGCTATTTTAGCAGGCACAAGTGACCAAAACAGAATTTCAAGATTTCTAGTGAGGGGAGAGGGTGTTCCAGACACAGATTTGTGAATATCCCAGTATCAGAAGGATAATTACAGGGTGCCAGAAGCTTTTGTGGAAGGAAGTTGCTGATGTGCAAGGAACTAGTTGTCTCAGGGAATAAACTGGCCTGCTCAGTCCAGAACCTGGGACCAAATCAAGTTCTTAAGTGGGTGGTCTCATTGTAATCTATAAGGAACAACAGATCCACCAGCCAGTGATTTCTGCTGATGAAGAGTCCAGGATGAGAACAGCTGGAGTGGTGCAGGCCAAGACTGAGCTGCTTTGGTAAAGGTACAGCATGTCAGGAAAGACTGCACAGTACCTTGTTTGCATTATGTCTGATGCTAGATAATTATCAGAAGCCCCTCATATTTGTGAGCTCCAAGTTAAAGAGCGATCCTATCCCTCAGTGATGTGTTGGTGCACATTCACTGTACAATCACACTGGCCAACAGGGAAAGGTAAGAGTTCAAACATGAGGTTTCTGGCTTATTGTCTGGATCAATGAAAGGGTAAGGGAAATCACCACTAGCAGGGGAAAAGCAACGCTGAATTTAGGAAGTGATGGGACACCAGTTCCTGCATGTTGGATGCCAACTGGCCAACAAAAGGAGAAGCAGCAAGAGCCAAACCCGTGTAAATTGCCCACCTCTGTTATTCCTAGGAGGCAGCCTGGCATTTGGTTTGTAGGGGCCACTTCCATGCTTTCTGCCTGAACATTCACAATGTCCATCCTCCACCTGGCCGGGACTTCCAACTTCATCTAGAATGAGAAATCCACAATGACAACAGTTCGTTATTTTGCATCCCTACATCAGCTGGAAGAATTAGGGTACACACCACAGACTGTAAGTCAGTATTGCCTCATATTCCTCTACACATGGGTGACCATCCTGCCTCTCAGCATCACACCTATCAGTGTCCCAGGTTCTCCACACACTATCACATCGCCACGGAGATGTCTGTGCTACTCTATGCCCAGATTCTGCCCCACTGAGGTCTGCATCCTTCCTCTCACTAATTCAAGCCATGCTATACCCAAGATGCCCCTGCTGCACCAATGAGCAGCTCTCCTGACTGTCTAAGCGAAACCCAGCACTGACCCTGAATGAAGCTGATGAACATCTCCAGGTCCCGTATTTGCGTCTTCAGCTGTTCCACCAGCTGCTCCTTCACCCTTGCAGGATTGACAATCTGGGCAACAGCCACATCCACCTGCTGCCGCAGCTCCTCGGGGGACAGCGATGCAATATCCTCATTCAggttcatatccagcttctttaTTAACTCCTCTATAATCACCTGCAGAACATTACACATAATGAGTGGCATGATCTCATGTGGCCATCCCACCTGCGGAGCCAGAATGCTGCTTTCACTTACCCACTAGTTATTTTGGGGTGAAGCCAGTCCAGACTTTATTATATCCACTAACAATAAACTGTAGTAGTCCCTATGGATTATATTCATGGATGCAGACTTATGATGTTGTATTACAGCTGCCTGAATCAGCACTGGCCACATGCTAGTGTTCTGAGAAAGGCACTAGCTGGTGTTAAGAAAGGGCACTGGCAGAGGATCCATAGGCCTTACCCGCTGTCTTTCCATGACCATGGACTGGGGCAGTGAATCATAGCTGCCCTCTTGGTAAGCGAAGGTCTCCAAGTCATCTAGCTGCGTTTTGAGCTGCATGATTAGCTCTCGCTGCTTCTCCTTCCGGGCCTCGATTCGCTCCTGATTCTCCCGCTCACCCTGAAATGAGTTTATTGGAAAAGAAATTGAAAACTGCACTCATAGCCCTGGAGATAGGATTGTTACACAGGGACGTCTGGAAGTTAACCTTACAGCCCATGCCACTGAGTTCTGTGCGCCCTCACTTGCAGGCTTTCAATGAGACGAAATTCCAGCCCAGTCACCACTATACAAAAGAAGCACTTCCGCAGGCATCTTGCACCCCCTACTCTAGTCTCACTAGTTAGAAACCTCAGCAAGTAGAGAACTTTGTTGTAAGCAGCCAGATGATGATCATGTCTCATAGCAACTTCTGGAGTTCTTACACATCTCAGAGTGAAGCAGCAACCTGACGCAATGCCCTACATAGCAGAGAAGAGTCATGGCTCTGTGCACTTGTATACATTAACATTGTACAAAATCCTTCTTTAGCTCTCTCA
This window harbors:
- the LOC123356502 gene encoding RUN domain-containing protein 1-like yields the protein MEAEGGALGPGERWAPVGAVAEADEAEGPGGPGSGPGSPGGSPRSLPRLRAERRRLHGALLALVSHFAQVQFRLRQVARAGPAEQQRLLRDLEDFAFRGCPAALGDGLGEAPGERENQERIEARKEKQRELIMQLKTQLDDLETFAYQEGSYDSLPQSMVMERQRVIIEELIKKLDMNLNEDIASLSPEELRQQVDVAVAQIVNPARVKEQLVEQLKTQIRDLEMFISFIQDEVGSPGQVEDGHCECSGRKHGSGPYKPNARLPPRNNRVNPEDARKMRETGLHLMRRMLAVLQIFAVSQFGCATGQIPRTLWQKDQASRDYSPLIKKLELSVDQVRQLALKHQHQDHVLSYSSMQDVSLGARDELTLAVRKELTIAIRDLMAHGLYASSQGMSLVLAPIACLIPAFTSSPQTMHPWELFVKYYNTKNGRAFVESPARKLSQSFALPVTGGITVTPKQSLLTAIHTVLTEHDPFKRSADSELKALVCMALNEQRLVSWVNLICKSGALIQSHYQPWSYMANAGFESALNILSRLSNLKFNLPVDLAVRQLKNIRDAF